A segment of the Desulfurococcus mucosus DSM 2162 genome:
ATAGCGAACAGGGATGCCGTACTACTCGCGATCTCAACTGAAAGTGGACCCCGTGAGGGCAGGGGAATATACATAGAGGTGCCGGCTAGGAGACACCTCTACCCAGTCATAGTTGCACTACCCCTCCAGTTGCTCGCATACAGGATCGGGGTGAGGCTGAATAGACCCATTGACCGCCCACCCGGGCTAGCTAAGGCTATAACAACATAGCTTTAATACTCCAACCACATGGATACCTTTTAAGCGATGAAGGCGATGATGTATCCTAGTCCAGGTTGACTAGTGATGAGGAATCTCCGGGACCGAGCCGGAGCACAGCCGAGGTGTATCACATGGGTGTCAAACTCGATCCATGGGGTCACTACGCTATAGAGGACTACGTTAAGCTCCTCGCGGAATTCGGGATCCACCCTATAGACGAGGTGCTGGGATCCCTACCCAGGAAGCACATGTACTTCGAGAGACGGGTTATCTTCGGGCACCGCGACTTCAACCTATGGCTCGACGCGCTTAAACATGGTGAAAAAGTCGCAGTGCTCACGGGCTTCATGCCGAGCGGTAGACCGCACCTTGGTACAGCCATGGTGTACGAGGAGCTGAGGTTCCTTCAATCCCTCGGAGCCCATGTGAAGATAGTTATAGCTGATGCAGAAGCATACATAGTTAGACGTGAGGAGAGAAGCGACGTGGTGAAGAGAGGCGTAGACTTCATTGCACACGCAATAGCATGGGGGATAGACCCCGAGAAGGCTGAGTTCTACTATCAGACAGCCATGGATAACGAGTACTATAGGCTCATACAAATGTTCTCCCGTAAGATATCTATGGCGGAGATGGAGGCCATTTACGGGGAGCTGACCCCAGGCAAGATAGTTGCATCACTAACCCAGGCAGCCGACATACTGCACCTCCAGCTCGACAAGTACGGCGGCTACAGGCATGTTGTAGTCCCAGTGGGAGCGGACCAAGACCCCCATCTAAGGCTTACCAGGGATCTAGCAGACAGGTTCGAACAGGAGTTGGGGTTGAAGAGGCCGAGTTCCATATACCATAAACTCCTGAGAGGGCTCGACGGTAATAAGATGAGTAAGAGCCGCCCCGAGTTCGCAATACACCTCGACGACGACCCGGATCTAGCGGAGAAAAAACTGTTGAACGCGCTGACCGGTGGGAGGGCCACGGCCGATGAGCAAAGGAGGCTTGGAGGAGAGCCTTGGAAATGCAGCATATACGAGCTCTACGTGTACCACCTTGTAGGCGACGACAGCGAGCTCCGCGAGGTCTACGATGAGTGTGTAACAGGCAGGGTGCTATGCGGGCAGTGCAAGCGTAGAGCGGTTGAGAGGCTTAAGAGGAGGCTCATCGAGCACCAGGAGAGATACAGGGAGGTGTTGTCAAGCGGTATAGTGGATAAAGTGTTGAGGAAGCCCTCGTTCTAAACCATCCCATACCAAGCTGGAGTGAATCAGGCGTTGAGGCCTCTGAGAGGCCTCCTAGGTATCCTAACCCTGATCATGGATTTAGCCTCAGACTTCTCGACCACTGCTTCCTCAGGTATCACATCGGGGGGTAGACGTAGTTCGAGGCGATACGCCCTATGCTCCACGCTCCTATGCACACTCCATCTTTCAAAACGGATCTTCTCTCTCAGGGCGCACTCAACGGTGAGTCTTTGATCCCTGATGCTCACGGATAGCACGCTGAGATCGGCTAGAGGCATGTCTATTATCACCTCATATCTGTCGGGATACTGGTTAACCGTGTAGAGGGGTTCTATGGCCTCAGCCTCCATCGCGAGTTGTCTACGCATAGTGTTCTCGAGATCCCTGACGAGCTCCCTCATCTTCTTCACGAACTCGTCAAGCGGGTCGAACCCCATGCTTCACCACCGTTTTAAGTATACATCAAGGGCATTTTCTTCTCCAGATCCTTCTCTAAGCTACTCATAGCCTCCCTCGTCTGCCTCATTAAGTCACGCATCTTCAGCTTCAGAAGCTCTGCCTCACTAATCAACCTGCTCACATCCACCTCGAGGCCTGTGACCTTTGAAAGAGCCTGTAAACCTACAGCAGCGGACTCTGGATCCGGGATGTCGTAGAAGGATTCAACGAAGATTACTAAAGCGTTGACCCCCCTCCTCCTAGCCTCCTTCATGAGTGCAGCATAGGGACCCGTGATGAAGCCCTCCTTCAACTCTTCAAAGCCTAGTTCCTTCAACCCCCTCCACTCCCCTGTCGACAACAGGAATACATTAGGCTTCTCGAGCTCGAACCTATTTGGCACCGCTAGGCCTGACACGGTCACAACATTCTCCATCCCTAAACCATGGAGGTATGTGAGAATGGAGTCGATTAACGGGTGCATTATACCCAAGGGGAGAGGCACTTCCGAAAGCACCATGAGTATCCTGCTTGCCTCAGAATAATATATCTGTATAGGGCTCACGGCACGCCCATTATGGACAACGGAGATATGTGAGAGGCTGGGAGCATCTATTTCTCCCACAATACTGAAGCCCTCGCTCACGACGAGGTGGCGTCCGGCAATCGATGAGACGAGACCTGTGTCAGGGAAGCTCAGTATGAGGAAGCGTGGAGGGCCATCCTGCCTCAAGGCCTCGGAGTACTCGTATATGGATATGGTGTCGAACCGCAGGGTCCTCACAGGCTTATCCATGGGGGAACACCTCGCATGCTTCGAGACGGGCGCCCGCCCCGGGTGCAGGAACACGGTGTTCCAGACGCGTTTCAAGCTCACCGATATTCATGTATTCTACGGAGAGATAAAAGCTTTCCCATGTATCCGGCCTCCAGTAATCCATCCCGAGGCCGGGTGAGATGCCAATCCGTAAATATAAGGATGTTATAGCATCAAAGCACATGGGTGGTGTACATGGATGGATTTTTCGATAATCTGGATTCATGGGTGAAGCGGCAGAATACTGTGAGAGAGATGTTTAAGAGGGCTGAACAGAACTACGAGGAGCTGGATCGGTTAGCGTTGATAACTCTCTCAAGGCTTGCGTTCCAGCACATGGAGAAAACAATCGAGGCATTCGACCAATGGTTGAAGGATCCCATGATAACCAGTCATATGCCCAGGGAAATGCTGGTGGAGTTATGGTCTAGGCTCAGGGTCATCCTCTACGAGCTGATAGAGCTCGACATAGATCATACAAGTAAGTTCAGTGAGCACTTGAAGAAACTCGCAGCGGAGAACGCGATAAACCCGTTGTTCGCCTTTGAAAAAGAGGAGAAGGAAGGCAGACGCGGTGTATCGCCAACGATATGAGTATGTGGCTATGCTTTTTTCCTAGACTTAACGTCGACTTCAACATCTAGGGGAGCTATCTTAGGTTTCAAGTCATTGAACAGCTTCCTAATGTTTTCAGCATCGCCACCGATAATACCCATGTGGGAGTCAAGGAACTCCTTCCCGCTCCCGGTGGCAACCAGCTTCTTATGTGCATTCACCTCCACGAAGCCAAGGTACTTTAGCATCGTGAGCTCGTTGAGCACATCTCTACTGGTTGGGTTCTGCGTGAGCAGTGTGAACGAGTAGCCTAGGTCGTATCCGCTCTGCTTCATCAGGTAGAGGAGGCTCATCAACGCTTTCTCACTTATCCCGTTGCTAAGGGATATTATGTAGAGTAGTTTAATGGCTCTTGGATTCTTCTCGAGGTCGCCTGGAGTGACCACGGGTCTGGTCACAATTCTGATTTCCTTCCCTTTCTCTACACCACCGGTCTGAGCCTGCTCCTTCTTCTCCTTTGGCATTGTAAATCACCTAAAGCAATTACGTTATGTATGGTATAGTATCGCTGTCAAGGTATATAAAAATGGTTCCCGGTGCCGGCACTGGGAGTTCACTGGGGGATCCAGAGGCTTCCTCAACCCTCCAGCAGTCTTTTCTCAACCTCCTCAACACTGTAGCCGTTCATCAGCATTACGGCTGCCTTGTAGCGGAGTAGCTCGGGTATTCCACCGGTGCGACGGCTTATCACGGTGTTCAATAGGCTTGCCACGCTGCCAGCGTCAGCGGGCTTAAGGTACGAGGCTACGAGCGAGTCAACTGATTGAAGAGACCTTGTGACGCGGTCGACGTAGCGTGTACTCCTGGACTCCCTGACTATGTATATGTGTAGCAGGGCTGAGACAGCTATCATGGCCTCCAGCATTAACACATCGATCCTCAGCTCGTTCATCAATGCGGAGAGCAGGGCACTGGAAAATGCAACTGCTACCACGCTGAGCAACCCGGCGAAAGTATTAATGTAGAAGAGGAGAACCCCTGCGAGCGAGGCTAGGAGTGATGCAGTGTTCAACGGGGTGGGCTCAGCCATCGTGAAGAGGGCGTAGGAGGCTAGAGACATTAACACCGGTATAGATAACTGCAGTTTCTCCTTAATGTACGAGCGTCTAGCCGCCTCCCCAAGCCCCATCAGCTTCTCCTCTATCCTGTCAAGAAGCATGTAGACCTCTAGCTCTCCACTTCCCGCTTGCAACCCTGCTTCAAGCTCCTTGATGAGGGGGACAGTGTACATGTAGGCCCTGAATAGCTCGGCTGTAACTACCTGAGGCATCCTCACGGCGTTCAATGCGTTAAGCAGGTTTTCAACCCTCTGTACACGGTGCTCCGGGACCCCGGTCTCCCTCACCTTCCCTAAGACGGCTCTGAGATCCCTTGAGACAGCCTCTATAACAGGGTTCAAGGCAACTCACTTAGAGTATTTATCCCCTTAAACCCGTTAAACAGGTTTAAGGGATTAAATAGCTTGGCGAGCACATGTGCCGCGATGATGACCACGTATAGATGAGGCCTTAGGGGCTGGGGTCTATGAAGAATTCAGCGGCGCTGAGCTTACTGGTTAAAAATCCTGCTAACACTATTGTTAAATTCATGATATAATTGACACCGGTGACACAGGGAACCCGGTGTTCAACATGAGTGAGATACGTGTGGAACCGGTTTCACGTAGAAGGATAAGCGCGCACAGCCACATCATGGGGCTCGGGCTAGATGAGAAAGGCAAGGCTAAAATGGTTGGAGACGGGCTCGTGGGGCAAACAGAGGCAAGGGAAGCCGCTGGAATAGTCGTCAAGATGATTAGAGAGGGCCGGATAGCTGGAAGAGGCATCCTGCTCGTCGGGCCCCCGGGCACCGGGAAAACAGCCCTAGCAGTAGCCATAGCCAGGGAGCTCGGCGAGGAGACACCCTTCGTCATAATGAGTGGTAGCGAGGTATACAGCACGGAGAAAAAGAAAACCGAGATACTCATGGAGGCCCTGAGAAAAGCCCTTGGCGTGAAGCTCAGGGAGGTTAGAAAGGTCTATGAAGGCGTCGTCAAAGAAGTGAAGATCCGAAGAGCCAGGCACCCGATGGTTCCCTATTTAACAGTGCCTGTAGAGGCCCGTATAGTTTTGGCGACAAGGGATGAGGAGCTTGCGTTAACAGTCCCGGAGGAAGTGACACAGCAGATCCTCGAGATAGGTGTGCGTAAAGGCGACGTCATATGGATTGACGCGGAGACAGGTAGGGTTCACAGGGTTGGACGCTCAAGGGAAGTAGAGGGTGCTAGAACATATGATGTAGAGACGAAGAGAATAGTTGAAGTACCTAAGGGTCCCGTTAAAAAGGAGAAGGAGATAGTGAACGTGCTAACCCTCCACGACCTGGATGCAATATACGCTGCTCAGAGAAGCATGATCAGCTTCTTCGGGCTCACCTTTGAAAGAGAAATACCCTCAGAGGTGAGACGCCAAGTAGACGAGACGGTTAAGAAGTGGATCGATGAGAAGAAAGCCGAGATAATACCCGGCGTACTCTTCATAGATGACGCACACATGCTCGACATAGAGGCCTTCAGCTTCCTTACAAGAGCTATGGAGAGCGAGTTCGCGCCAATACTGATCCTGGCAACTAATAGAGGCATAGCCAGGATAAGGGGTACAGACATAGAGTCCCCTCACGGTATGCCACTGGACTTGCTCGACAGGCTCCTGATAATACCTACACGCCCCTACACTCCGGAGGAGATAAGGGAGATAATAAAGATACGTGCCAGTGAAGAAGAGGTAAACATATCTAGCGAGGCCCTTGAGAAACTGGTTGAGATAGGGAGCAAGACAAGCCTACGCTACGCGGTCCAACTCCTTGAGCCGGCCAGGATAATAGCTGAGGAAAGAGGCTCGGACAGAATAGATGTGGAGGACGTTGAGAAAGCCAGGAAGCTCTTCATAGACGTGTCAGTGAGCACAGAGTACTTGAAGCAGTATGAGAAGCTCTTCATGAAGTAGCATATGCCTGGAAGATGATTAAGCAATGAATACGGCTGGAAACCCTGAGAAAGCCAGGAGGTGGCTTGAGGAAGCCCGCTCCAGGACACCGCACCACTCCGATGGATCGATACTTGGCTCCATGACCACGGCACCACACCCCATTGGAGTCGAGGCCTTCAAGGAATTCATACATGTGAACGGCAACGACCCAGTCATATACCCGGTGGTTGAGGAGGCATCGAGGATACTTATAGAGGGAGTAGGGGCGTTACTCGGCGCTGAACACGGCATCCACACCTCAGGGGGCACCGAGTCAAACATACTGGCCCTCTACATAGGTAGAAGGATCAGTAGGGGCAGAGAGAACACCGTGGTAGCCCCTTCATCAGTCCATAGATCAATTGACAAGGCATGTCTTCTCATGGGGTGCCGCCTTGTAAAGATACCTGTAGACCCACTTAAACCAGTGGATCCAGGGGTGCTCGAGGAATATGTGAGGAAGCATAAGCCCTTCGCGGTAGTAGTAACGGCTGGAACGACTGAGGCAGGGGTAGTCGACCCGGTTAAAGAGGCTGGTGAGATAGCGGAGGAACACGGGGTCTTCCTCCATGTTGACGCAGCATACGGAGGCCTCCTCATACCGTTCCTACATAGAAGAGGCTACCTCGCAGAGGATTTGAGAATGTACCCCGGGGTCTCAAGCATCAGTGTCGACATGCATAAGAACGGCTGTGCCCCGATACCTTCAAGCATACTCTTCCTTTCACGGAGAGACTACATTGAGGAGGCATGCTTCGAGATGGAGTATATGCCGCGAGGGAGGTCCTGCGGCCTCCTCGGCACCAGGCCCGGGGGAGCGGTGATCGCGGCTGCAGCAGTCTTCATGACTATTGGTGCTAAGGGATACGAGGAGAACGCTGTGAGGATGATGGAGAATGCACTTTACCTACATGAAAACCTCTCGCATCTCCCCATGATTACCTCCTACAAGCCGATTCTACCGCTCAACGTCTTCAAGTCAACGATATACACGTATGAGGAGCTCTTCAAGGCACTGCTTGACAGGAAGCTATATGTCTACAAGTCGCCGTCGCTGCAGGCATTACGCGTCGTTGTAATGCCCCACGTGGAGAAGGCGCATTTAGATAGGCTTATCAACGCACTTAAATCAATACACGGGGTGCAATGATTCTTGGTGAACCCTGGCGAGATATATAGGTCTCTAACAAGCGACGACTTCAAGGTGCTGGCTGCCGTAGAGAAGGGTGTTTCAAGAGGAAGAGAATATGTTCCATTAGAGATGCTTGAGAAGATAAGCGGGCTCCACGAGGAGAAACTAGTCCTAATACTTGGTAAGCTCCACGAGTTGAAGCTCGTGAAGAGGAAGACTATATCCGGCTACAAGGCTTACAGGCTCACATACATGGGTTACGACATGCTTGCATTCAGGGCGTTGGTTGCTGGGAACATACTCGAGGCGATAGGCGACAGGATAGGCGTCGGTAAGGAGAGCGAGATATACCTGGGGCTTGCACCAGGCGGCTTAAAGGTGGCTGTAAAAGTTCTCAGGATAGGTAGAACCAGCTTCCGTAGAACCAAGCTCCTTAGGTCCTGGAGTAGTAGGCCGCATATGTCGTGGTATGATGAGTCGAAGCTTGCAGCTGAAAGAGAGTTCAAGGCCTTGAAAGCTCTTTCATCGGTTAATGCACTTGTACCAGTCCCAATCGGGTACAACAGGCATGTCGTTGTAGTAGAGTACGTGGAGGGAGTGGAGCTCTACACGCGCCCGGATCTCAGTAGGCCCGGCGAAGTATTAGATCTCATCGTGGAGACCATTGGTAAAGCATACAGGGATGTCGGTATAGTCCACGGAGACCTAAGCGAATACAACATCATAGTGACGGCTGATGAGAAACCCTACATAATAGATTGGCCGCAATACGTGTACCGCGATGAACCAAACGCTGTAACCCTGCTGAGAAGGGATCTTTCATATATCGCAAGGTTCTTCAGCAAGGTCTACGGACTACACGTAGATGTAGAGGCACTCTTCAACAGGGTGGTTAACCCCGGCTGACCTCCTCCCGCCCTAAATGGCGAGGCTTTCAGTTGTAAGAGCGTGAAAGCAGTTGGAAACCTTAAGTGAATGGGTGAAGCAGGTGGGCCCGTGCCAGGGTCCATCTAATGGTGTTAGGAGGCATCTGAAACCAGCCGGAAGCTCCGTGAAAGAGGGAGCGCTTAAATAAGGGTGTTTAATGATATCAGGTTGATCAGGTGATACCATACTGTCAACGGTAATGGGTGTAGACATACAGCCTGGTTCATCGCCTAACAGTAGGAGGCAGCCGCTCTACTCAGTGGTGATACTCAGGGGAGGAGAGCTTGTAGCATCATTTGAGGACATCGAGTTACACCGGTTACTGAGGCTCGTCCTAGAGTATCATGTAGACACCATAGCGGTTGACAACATATATGAGCTAGCCCCATCAGAGAACGCGCTGAGGAAGATACTTGAGTTGCTCCCAAGCGGGGTCAGAGTAGTCCAAACCACAGGGTTACCCGGGGGCTCCAGGAGCATAGGTGACATCGCGAGAGAGCTCGGGATGGATCCACGTGTTCAGACACCTCTTAAAACCGCCTACATCAATGCCTTGGCCGCCTACAAGGGCATTGGTCAAGAAGTCAAGGTCTTCGCGGAGAAAACCAGGATAGTTATCACGAAGGGGAGAAGCGTATCACAGGGAGGCATGAGCAGGGATAGGTTCCTGAGGGGCATCAGGGCTAGCATAGTGCAGGCAACTAAGGAGGTTAAACGCGTCCTGGATGAAAACGGGTTCGACTACGACATGGTGATTAAGAGGAGTAAAGGCGGCCTCGAGAAAAGCGTCTTCATAGTCTACGCCCCCAGGGACAGTCTACATGGCTTGGTGAAGCAGTTCAGATACAAGAATGTAAGGATCATGATCAAGCCTTATAGGAGCAGGAGGCTGCTTGAAGTAGGCGAGGAGAAGACACGGATACCAGTAATAGTTGGCGTGGATCCAGGCATGGGGATAGGTGTAGCCGTCCTCACATTGGATGGTGTACCCCTGCTCGTTACCAGCATGAAGAGCCCGGACAGGGATGACGTGGTCGCCGCGGTAAGCGAGCTCGGCAGACCCATAATAGTGGCCACCGATGTCTCAAGGCCCCCTGAAACAGTCGTAAAGCTTGCAGCAATGCTTAATGCAGTACTCTATGCACCAGACCAGGACATGAGTGTCGACGACAAGAATAGGATTGCAAGGGAGTACATGGATAGATACTCGGTCGACATACCTGATGCACATGCCAGGGATGCCCTCGCTGCAGCTGTGAAGGCTTACAACAAGTATAGGAACACTATTGAGGAAGCTAAATCCAAGCTCGCCGGGATAAGGGATGTGGATAGATACCAATTGATAGCTGAGGTGCTCAGAGGCCGCCCGCTTTCAGAGGTGCTCGAAGAATACTTCAAGAGGAATATACCTCGCCGTCAACCAATAGTGGAGGAGAAGCCTACAACTCAGCAGGGATGCGGGAAGCTACGTGAGAAAGTAAGTGCACTGGAGGCGCTTGTCAGGAGGCTCATTGAGGATGTTGAGAAGAGGGACTCCTACATACGGGATCTAGAGCTAGAGCTCAGGTTAATGCGCTCCAGGAAACCAGGTGTAGAAGAATACGAGAGGAAGATAAGCAGCCTCATCGAGGAGATAGAGGCGTTAAGAAGGAGGATCGACGATAAGGATGCCGTTATAAGGGAGCTCTACGGGAAGCTGCTCACGCTCGAGGGGAACATTGTCAAGCTTGGACGCGGGGAGCTAATAATGCTACCTAGGGCCGGGAGTCAAGCAGTGAGGCAGGGGAGTATTAGCAGGGGTGTTTACATGGATAAAGTACTGGAGATACCTGCTGAACTAAGGGAAGCCTTAACCAACGTAAGGGGCTTCATAGCGTCACCTATAGTAGAGGTGGACCCCCTAAAGGAAAGAATACCGGTTGTGAAGCCTGAAACCGTGGTCGAGATAGGAGACTACGTCCTCGTTGATAAAGGGGTTGTGGAGAAGGCTGAGGAGCTCTGGCGTAGAATAAATGAACTAGTGGAGCTCGAGAAGCATGAGAGGATCCTGAGGATGATAGAGGATTACCAGAGATCCAGGCTTAAAAAGCAGACGCCTAATACAGGGTAACCTGGTCGTTCAACACCATCTCAGTGACTCTCTTTATGTTCGCCAACTCTTCATCCGCTATCCCATTGATCTCGCTCTTAATATGCCCGGGGATCTCGGTCATCGATGAATCACTCGGGATCAGTTTAATGCTTGCTACAAGGGGTTGATCAATCGGCTTCCCTATCTGGCTCAACAGCTCCACATAGATGTCTGAGAACACGCCATTGTAGATCTCGTATACTCTTTCAGCTATCCTCCTGGCCACCACATTATATATCTTGCCCACGTGGTTCACAGGGTTCTTCCCTGCGGTTGCCTCTAGGCTTATAGGCCTCATGGGCGGGATCAAGCCATTGGCACGGTTACCCCTACCAGTGGCACCATCGTCGCCGTGCTCAGCGGAGGTGCCTGTAACGGTTAGGTAGAAGCTGTCTCTCTCAGGTATGTCAGCGGTGTTCACATGTATTCTAACATTGTAGTCGGGCACTATCTTGCTGGATAGATCTGACACCGCCTCCACTATGTCTTCTTTGACCTTGAGGTACTCATATTTGTCTCTAACCTCGCGGTCGATTATCGCTGCAGCTATTGTGAGCACTATCTCCTTCCCCCTTCTAAGACCCATGACCTTTACATCCTCGCCTACAGCGGGCACTTTCGACTTGAACTCCGGGCTGTTGAGAAGCCGCTCGCTTTGAAGCACTAGTTTCTCCAGGCTGGAGAGCGGGGCGTATCCCACGCCTATACTCGTGTCATTCGCCAAGGGCACAGAGGATTTCCCTGCCTCGAACACCGTCACCAGGTCTGCACTACCCTTTCTCACCATGTAGTCGACTATTACATGTTTCTCGGGATCAAGGTATCTCATATTCTTCTTAATCCACTCCTTCACAGCCTCAACTATTATCCTGCCGAAGGGGATCTTCACTAAGCCGTCTTCGGTTCGCACCTCTGTAGTAGCCCTGCCAGCCACCACTATGTATATTGGCTCCAGGAGGATGCCGCCGCCGAACCTAGGGTTGGATTGCCCGCCTACCAGCAGGGTTTTATCCAGGTTGTGGTGCAGTATCGTCCCAAACTCC
Coding sequences within it:
- a CDS encoding RIO1 family regulatory kinase/ATPase, whose translation is MNPGEIYRSLTSDDFKVLAAVEKGVSRGREYVPLEMLEKISGLHEEKLVLILGKLHELKLVKRKTISGYKAYRLTYMGYDMLAFRALVAGNILEAIGDRIGVGKESEIYLGLAPGGLKVAVKVLRIGRTSFRRTKLLRSWSSRPHMSWYDESKLAAEREFKALKALSSVNALVPVPIGYNRHVVVVEYVEGVELYTRPDLSRPGEVLDLIVETIGKAYRDVGIVHGDLSEYNIIVTADEKPYIIDWPQYVYRDEPNAVTLLRRDLSYIARFFSKVYGLHVDVEALFNRVVNPG
- a CDS encoding tryptophan--tRNA ligase, translated to MGVKLDPWGHYAIEDYVKLLAEFGIHPIDEVLGSLPRKHMYFERRVIFGHRDFNLWLDALKHGEKVAVLTGFMPSGRPHLGTAMVYEELRFLQSLGAHVKIVIADAEAYIVRREERSDVVKRGVDFIAHAIAWGIDPEKAEFYYQTAMDNEYYRLIQMFSRKISMAEMEAIYGELTPGKIVASLTQAADILHLQLDKYGGYRHVVVPVGADQDPHLRLTRDLADRFEQELGLKRPSSIYHKLLRGLDGNKMSKSRPEFAIHLDDDPDLAEKKLLNALTGGRATADEQRRLGGEPWKCSIYELYVYHLVGDDSELREVYDECVTGRVLCGQCKRRAVERLKRRLIEHQERYREVLSSGIVDKVLRKPSF
- a CDS encoding RuvB-like helicase encodes the protein MSEIRVEPVSRRRISAHSHIMGLGLDEKGKAKMVGDGLVGQTEAREAAGIVVKMIREGRIAGRGILLVGPPGTGKTALAVAIARELGEETPFVIMSGSEVYSTEKKKTEILMEALRKALGVKLREVRKVYEGVVKEVKIRRARHPMVPYLTVPVEARIVLATRDEELALTVPEEVTQQILEIGVRKGDVIWIDAETGRVHRVGRSREVEGARTYDVETKRIVEVPKGPVKKEKEIVNVLTLHDLDAIYAAQRSMISFFGLTFEREIPSEVRRQVDETVKKWIDEKKAEIIPGVLFIDDAHMLDIEAFSFLTRAMESEFAPILILATNRGIARIRGTDIESPHGMPLDLLDRLLIIPTRPYTPEEIREIIKIRASEEEVNISSEALEKLVEIGSKTSLRYAVQLLEPARIIAEERGSDRIDVEDVEKARKLFIDVSVSTEYLKQYEKLFMK
- a CDS encoding aminotransferase class I/II-fold pyridoxal phosphate-dependent enzyme, giving the protein MNTAGNPEKARRWLEEARSRTPHHSDGSILGSMTTAPHPIGVEAFKEFIHVNGNDPVIYPVVEEASRILIEGVGALLGAEHGIHTSGGTESNILALYIGRRISRGRENTVVAPSSVHRSIDKACLLMGCRLVKIPVDPLKPVDPGVLEEYVRKHKPFAVVVTAGTTEAGVVDPVKEAGEIAEEHGVFLHVDAAYGGLLIPFLHRRGYLAEDLRMYPGVSSISVDMHKNGCAPIPSSILFLSRRDYIEEACFEMEYMPRGRSCGLLGTRPGGAVIAAAAVFMTIGAKGYEENAVRMMENALYLHENLSHLPMITSYKPILPLNVFKSTIYTYEELFKALLDRKLYVYKSPSLQALRVVVMPHVEKAHLDRLINALKSIHGVQ
- a CDS encoding proteasome assembly chaperone family protein, with the protein product MSLKRVWNTVFLHPGRAPVSKHARCSPMDKPVRTLRFDTISIYEYSEALRQDGPPRFLILSFPDTGLVSSIAGRHLVVSEGFSIVGEIDAPSLSHISVVHNGRAVSPIQIYYSEASRILMVLSEVPLPLGIMHPLIDSILTYLHGLGMENVVTVSGLAVPNRFELEKPNVFLLSTGEWRGLKELGFEELKEGFITGPYAALMKEARRRGVNALVIFVESFYDIPDPESAAVGLQALSKVTGLEVDVSRLISEAELLKLKMRDLMRQTREAMSSLEKDLEKKMPLMYT
- a CDS encoding Hsp20/alpha crystallin family protein → MGFDPLDEFVKKMRELVRDLENTMRRQLAMEAEAIEPLYTVNQYPDRYEVIIDMPLADLSVLSVSIRDQRLTVECALREKIRFERWSVHRSVEHRAYRLELRLPPDVIPEEAVVEKSEAKSMIRVRIPRRPLRGLNA
- a CDS encoding DUF460 domain-containing protein, whose translation is MGVDIQPGSSPNSRRQPLYSVVILRGGELVASFEDIELHRLLRLVLEYHVDTIAVDNIYELAPSENALRKILELLPSGVRVVQTTGLPGGSRSIGDIARELGMDPRVQTPLKTAYINALAAYKGIGQEVKVFAEKTRIVITKGRSVSQGGMSRDRFLRGIRASIVQATKEVKRVLDENGFDYDMVIKRSKGGLEKSVFIVYAPRDSLHGLVKQFRYKNVRIMIKPYRSRRLLEVGEEKTRIPVIVGVDPGMGIGVAVLTLDGVPLLVTSMKSPDRDDVVAAVSELGRPIIVATDVSRPPETVVKLAAMLNAVLYAPDQDMSVDDKNRIAREYMDRYSVDIPDAHARDALAAAVKAYNKYRNTIEEAKSKLAGIRDVDRYQLIAEVLRGRPLSEVLEEYFKRNIPRRQPIVEEKPTTQQGCGKLREKVSALEALVRRLIEDVEKRDSYIRDLELELRLMRSRKPGVEEYERKISSLIEEIEALRRRIDDKDAVIRELYGKLLTLEGNIVKLGRGELIMLPRAGSQAVRQGSISRGVYMDKVLEIPAELREALTNVRGFIASPIVEVDPLKERIPVVKPETVVEIGDYVLVDKGVVEKAEELWRRINELVELEKHERILRMIEDYQRSRLKKQTPNTG
- a CDS encoding methionine adenosyltransferase; translated protein: MNVGARRNIEIELLRMASVSSMKVELVERKGVGHPDYIADSASEAASRALSKYYLKEFGTILHHNLDKTLLVGGQSNPRFGGGILLEPIYIVVAGRATTEVRTEDGLVKIPFGRIIVEAVKEWIKKNMRYLDPEKHVIVDYMVRKGSADLVTVFEAGKSSVPLANDTSIGVGYAPLSSLEKLVLQSERLLNSPEFKSKVPAVGEDVKVMGLRRGKEIVLTIAAAIIDREVRDKYEYLKVKEDIVEAVSDLSSKIVPDYNVRIHVNTADIPERDSFYLTVTGTSAEHGDDGATGRGNRANGLIPPMRPISLEATAGKNPVNHVGKIYNVVARRIAERVYEIYNGVFSDIYVELLSQIGKPIDQPLVASIKLIPSDSSMTEIPGHIKSEINGIADEELANIKRVTEMVLNDQVTLY
- a CDS encoding DUF2153 domain-containing protein, with the protein product MDGFFDNLDSWVKRQNTVREMFKRAEQNYEELDRLALITLSRLAFQHMEKTIEAFDQWLKDPMITSHMPREMLVELWSRLRVILYELIELDIDHTSKFSEHLKKLAAENAINPLFAFEKEEKEGRRGVSPTI